A stretch of the Papaver somniferum cultivar HN1 chromosome 6, ASM357369v1, whole genome shotgun sequence genome encodes the following:
- the LOC113285459 gene encoding cullin-1-like: MSERPITTLDEGWSQMELGIAKLIRILEQVPGETQFDSTQYMHLYTMIYNMCTQKPPNDYSENLYERYKETFVKYLTTRVLPAIREKHDVFMLRELVHRWTNHKVMVRWLSRFFFYLDRYFIARRSFRTLNEAGVDCFRDIIYEGLKVHVKDVVIYLINQEREGDDIDHTMLRNAKDMFVVMGTKSDGLDRYVKDFETAFLADTADYYTRKASLWIQEDSCPEYMIKAEERLKREKDSVAHYLHSSTEEKLLEKVQTHLLLNKAKQLFDKENSGYRVLLRDEKTEDLERMYRLFSSIKNGLDPLSAAFKDHVTSEGLSLIRQADDALTTKKEDKAAVASQEQAFVRRVIELHDKYYAYVTISFKKDSLFHKALKEAFEVFCNKKVGNSLVAELLSTYSDGVLRKGGSNEKLDDDAIEEALEKIVCLLAYLDDKDLFAEFCKKKLALRLLFDKNSAEDHHERSFLSKLKQQCGAQFTSKMEGMVHDLESARNTQIRYKEEYTNKIDYKEENTNKIEFNVTVLTTGYWPNYKTIDLRLPGEMVECVGSFKEFYQIDKKNRKLTFLYSMGSCNGTAKFQKKPIELIVTTHQAAVLVLFNDSDKLSYSDIRDQLNLTDDDVVRLLHSLSCAKYKILAKEPNTRTISQKDSFTWNVEFTDKMRRIKIPLPPADEKKKVTEDVDKGRRYAIDASIVRIMKARKVLQYNDLVTACVEQLSRMFKPDFKVIKKRIEDLISREFLEREEGSANTFRYLA; the protein is encoded by the coding sequence ATGTCTGAGCGGCCCATCACAACGTTGGATGAAGGATGGTCACAGATGGAACTGGGGATTGCGAAGCTGATAAGAATTCTTGAACAGGTTCCTGGTGAAACGCAATTCGATTCAACTCAATACATGCACCTGTACACAATGATTTACAATATGTGCACTCAGAAACCTCCTAATGATTACTCTGAAAATCTTTACGAACGATATAAAGAGACTTTTGTCAAGTACTTAACTACAAGAGTTCTTCCAGCTATACGTGAGAAGCATGACGTCTTCATGTTACGAGAGCTCGTTCACAGATGGACGAATCATAAAGTTATGGTAAGATGGCTTTCTCGATTTTTCTTTTATCTCGATCGTTATTTTATTGCTCGTAGATCATTTCGTACATTAAACGAAGCTGGAGTTGATTGCTTTCGTGATATTATATATGAGGGTTTGAAAGTTCATGTTAAAGATGTTGTTATCTATTTGATTAATCAAGAGCGTGAAGGAGATGATATTGATCATACTATGCTTAGGAATGCCAAAGATATGTTTGTTGTTATGGGGACGAAGAGTGATGGTTTAGATCGTTATGTGAAAGATTTCGAAACTGCGTTTTTAGCCGATACAGCTGATTATTATACCCGGAAAGCTTCTCTGTGGATCCAAGAAGATTCATGTCCCGAGTATATGATCAAGGCTGAAGAGCGTTTGAAGAGGGAGAAAGACAGCGTCGCGCACTATTTGCACTCCAGTACTGAGGAGAAGTTGTTGGAAAAAGTTCAAACTCACTTGTTGCTTAATAAAGCAAAACAACTTTTTGACAAGGAAAACTCTGGATATCGTGTATTGCTTAGAGATGAAAAAACCGAAGATCTCGAAAGGATGTATCGCCTTTTTTCTAGTATCAAGAATGGGTTGGATCCTCTTTCTGCTGCGTTCAAAGACCATGTTACTTCTGAGGGTTTGTCTCTAATTCGACAGGCAGATGATGCACTGACAACCAAGAAGGAAGACAAAGCTGCAGTGGCTTCGCAAGAGCAGGCTTTCGTCAGAAGGGTGATCGAATTGCATGATAAGTACTATGCCTATGTGACAATTTCCTTTAAAAAGGATAGTCTTTTCCATAAGGCACTTAAGGAGGCATTCGAGGTGTTTTGCAACAAGAAGGTCGGTAACAGCTTGGTTGCAGAATTGTTGTCTACCTATTCTGATGGTGTCCTTAGGAAAGGTGGAAGCAATGAGAAACTGGATGATGATGCCATTGAGGAAGCCCTTGAAAAGATTGTATGCCTGCTTGCTTATCTCGATGACAAAGATTTATTTGCTGAGTTCTGTAAGAAAAAGCTTGCTCTCCGCCTTCTGTTCGATAAGAATAGTGCCGAAGATCATCATGAGAGGAGCTTTTTGTCAAAGTTGAAGCAGCAATGTGGTGCTCAGTTTACCTCGAAAATGGAAGGCATGGTCCATGATTTGGAATCAGCAAGGAACACGCAGATCAGATATAAGGAGGAATATACAAACAAAATCGATTATAAGGAGGAAAATACAAACAAAATCGAGTTCAATGTCACTGTCCTTACTACAGGATACTGGCCAAATTACAAAACTATCGATCTGAGGTTACCTGGCGAGATGGTAGAATGTGTGGGGTCTTTCAAGGAGTTTTATCAGATAGATAAAAAGAACAGGAAACTTACATTCTTATACTCCATGGGTTCTTGCAACGGCACTGCAAAGTTTCAGAAAAAACCTATAGAGCTTATTGTGACGACTCACCAAGCTGCTGTGCTGGTGCTATTCAACGACTCAGATAAATTAAGTTATTCAGATATCAGGGACCAACTAAACTTAACAGATGATGACGTTGTCAGATTGCTCCACTCGCTTTCTTGCGCAAAGTACAAGATCCTAGCCAAAGAACCTAATACAAGAACCATATCTCAGAAGGACAGCTTCACATGGAATGTCGAGTTCACTGATAAAATGAGGAGGATCAAGATTCCTTTACCCCCTGCTGATGAAAAGAAGAAGGTGACTGAAGATGTTGATAAGGGTAGGCGTTACGCGATTGATGCTTCTATTGTGCGGATTATGAAGGCTCGTAAGGTCTTGCAATACAATGACCTGGTGACAGCTTGTGTGGAGCAGCTAAGTAGAATGTTTAAGCCCGATTTCAAGGTTATCAAGAAGCGGATTGAAGATTTGATCTCTCGAGAATTTCTTGAGAGGGAGGAGGGCAGTGCGAACACGTTTAGGTATCTGGCTTGA
- the LOC113286991 gene encoding histone acetyltransferase of the MYST family 1-like: protein MESSTSSKTRTKTQKGKPSEDILPGNVLNCRRIKDGNFHLAKIIQKRNLIGGGVGDFEYYVNYIDLNRRNDEWVKFERFDLKSLKPDIEPVEPEELAGVRTVECIELRRHEIKTWYSSPIPLEFEDCRRLHVCEFCFTFKNSRSQLKKHKKDCQIRDPPGHEIYRDGNLSVFQIDGATNTEYCDNLSYLAKMFLDIKGNLGRTENKMFYVLIVHDDLGYDMVAYFSKVKLVMESYNVSRILTLPPYQRRGYGTFLIGLAHEVAKWEKVKMGGVKSQLSDLALSCYRKYWNRVLLRVLKQHKGGPLSILDLSEKTAIYPEDVTVTLKQLNLLELDRDNRRYNVITDAASLARHDIYSTETEIVDFPDYTKNLDSYFDPSPAFDAAKMITWLHPQTEEEED, encoded by the exons ATGGAGTCATCAACATCTTCGAAAACCAGAACCAAAACCCAGAAAGGTAAACCCAGCGAAGACATTCTTCCCGGAAATGTTCTCAACTGTCGTCGAATCAAAGATGGGAATTTTCATCTCGCCAAGATCATTCAGAAGAGGAATTTGATCGGTGGAGGTGTTGGTGATTTCGAGTATTATGTTAATTACATCGATT TAAATAGGAGGAATGATGAATGGGTGAAATTTGAACGATTCGATCTAAAATCTTTAAAGCCTGATATAGAACCAGTTGAACCTGAAGAGCTTGCAGGAGTGAGAACTGTTGAGTGCATAGAGCTGCGAAGGCATGAGATTAAAACATGGTATTCTTCCCCTATTCCGTTAGAATTTGAAGACTGTCGAAGGTTGCACGTTTGTGAGTTTTGTTTTACATTTAAGAACTCTAGATCGCAGCTTAAAAAGCATAAG AAAGATTGTCAAATAAGGGATCCCCCTGGTCACGAGATCTATCGAGATGGAAATTTATCAGTTTTTCAG ATTGATGGAGCAACCAATACGGAGTACTGTGATAATCTGAGCTATCTAGCTAAGATGTTTCTCGATATCAAGGGAAATTTAGGAAGAACTGAAAACAAAATGTTTTACGTTCTAATTGTCCATGACGATCTAGGATATGACATGGTCGCATATTTTTCAAAG GTAAAACTTGTAATGGAATCTTACAATGTTTCTCGCATTCTAACTCTTCCTCCGTATCAAAGACGGGGCTATGGAACCTTTCTAATTGGACTTG CTCATGAAGTTGCAAAGTGGGAAAAGGTCAAAATGGGTGGTGTGAAGTCGCAGCTTTCAGACCTTGCGCTATCTTGTTACCGAAAGTACTGGAATAGGGTCCTTCTAAGAGTACTGAAACAGCATAAAGGCGGTCCTCTCTCAATTCTG GACCTAAGTGAAAAGACTGCAATATACCCCGAGGATGTTACAGTCACACTGAAACAGCTGAATCTGCTAGAGCTTGACAGAGATAATCGTAGATATAATGTCATTACAGATGCTGCGAGCCTTGCAAGGCATGATATCTACTCGACAGAAACCGAGATTGTTGATTTTCCTGATTATACCAAGAACCTTGACAGTTATTTTGATCCGTCTCCTGCCTTTGATGCTGCGAAGATGATAACATGGCTTCATCCTCaaaccgaagaagaagaagattga